GAACGAAGCCAATTTTTCAAAGAAGGGAATTTCCGTAAAGATATAGGTCATCCCGACTGCAAGGGTTACCGCCCCGCCCGTCCGTCCTTCAAGGTCCATGCCGATTTCTTCACTGAGCTCATCCAGGTGCACTTTTTCCATGCCTAATGTTTGAAAGACTTCAGGTGAAGAGTTAATCGCAAAATAATCACCTGGCTGCAGTGAAACTGCCGCAATCAATGCCATGATGGCAACGACACACTCGACAAGCATCGCTCCGAAACCGACGGATTTGATATCACTCCAGCGGTTTAACATTTTGGGCGTCGTGCCGGAGCCGACGAATGCATGGAAGCCTGAAATCGCCCCACAGGCAATCGTTATCGAAATGAATGGCCACACAGGACCGGCGACAATTGGGCCTCCGCCATTGACGAATTCGGTGAATGCTGGAAATTGAATGTCTGGATTCACCACGAATACACCGATAATCAATGCGGCAAACACACCGATTTTCATGAATGTGCTTAAGTAATCACGTGGTGCCAGCAGCAGCCATACCGGCAATGCCGCTGCGAAGAAGGCATAAATTGGCAAAATAAGGGCAAGCGTACTTGCTTCAAGTGTCAATAGTTCACCAAGGGCCGTTCCTTGGATGTTCGGACCAAGCAAGATTCCAGCCATGATGAGTGTGAATCCGACAATGGTCGCTCCTTTTAAATTGCCTGTTTTTTTATGGTATAGGCCCACTCCCATGGCGATGGGAATCGTGATCCCGACAGCAAACGTTCCCCATGGATTATTTTCCAAGGCATGCAGGACGACCATAGAAAGTCCTGCCATCGTAATCGTAATGATAAAAAGCATCGCAAGTCCTGTACAGAAGCCTGCGACCGGGCCAAGTTCTTCCTTGGCAACTTCAGATAGCGATTTTCCTTCTTTACGCATCGATGCGAAAAGCACGACAGCATCATGAACCGCTCCGCCGATGACAGCTCCGATCAATAGCCATAACAAACTTGGCAAATAACCAAATTGTGCAGCAAGGATCGGACCGACAAGCGGACCTGCCGCTGCGATGGCGGCAAAATGGTGGCCGAATGCCACCCATTTATTAGTTGGAACATAATCTTTTCCATCTTCCAATGCATGAGCCGGTGTCGGCTTGGAGTCGTCCAGCTTTAATACTTTCCTTGCTATGAATGTCCCGTATAAACGGTAGGCGATCATTAATATACAAATCGACCCTATGACGATTGAAACCGCATTCATTTTGAATCCCCCTCTACTTCTTCCATCGTAAACTGATGATATCACGATGAAAGCGGATGCAAAGCGTTTTCAAGCTACAATGCAGATAATGAGGGCTGGATTGCAATATAAAGAAGCTAAAATGCAGAATTATGAAAATTTTAAAAACCAATAAGCTGCTTTAGCTCCTTTACATAGGTGCGGCTCACGGGTATGTTCGATCCATCGCTCATGATGAGGTTATACGTCGAATTGAACCAAGGCTGGATTTCAGCTATATGGGTGATATTGACGATAAACCCGCGATGCACCCGTAAAAACAAGCGTTGGTCAAGCTTTCTTTCAAACACGATGAGCGGGTCGCCCATTTTATATTCAGTTTCTTCCGTTTTGATGAACGTCTTTCCATCGATGAGGCCGATGAATAATATTGAATCACGGTCGATCAAAACGATCCGGTCATCGATTTCCACAGCCAGTTTCCCTGTCTGCCCCACCGCCGTACGAAGCGGCGGCTTTGTACTTGTTTCAAGCTCCCCTGCTTTACGCACTTTGACGAGCTTTTCCAAGGTTTTCCGTATCCGCTTTTCATCAAAGGGCTTCAATAGGTAATCAAATGCATACGATTCAAAGGCCTGAAGGGCAAACTCGTCATAAGCCGTGGCAAAAATGAGTGTTGGGGCCGGCTCAAGCTCTGCCAATTGTTTGGCCAATTGTAAGCCATTGCCGTCTGCCAGCTCAATATCCAAGAAGACAAGATCTGGCTTCAAGCCTGGAATATTGTTCATGGCCCCTTCTATCCCTTCCGCCTCGCCCACGACTTCAACTTGCCTGCTCCTTTTCAGGAGGTATTTCAATTCATCCCTTGCCAGTGGTTCATCTTCTACGATAAATGCTTTCAACATCGCTGACATATGCTCCTTTTTCGTTGAGTGGTATCGATATTCTCACTTGCGTTCCGTGCCCCGTTTCACTTTTTATCGAGAAATTTGCCTGACCTTTATAGATTCCTTCCAGCCGTTCACTGATATTATAAAGGGCCGTTCCTGTACCTTTAATCGAATCTACAGCACGCTTTCCTAATTCAACTAATTTCTCCCCTGCCATTCCTTTTCCGTTATCTTCCACAACAATGTGCATCGCATCGTCTTTAACATATGCTTGGATAACGATTTCCCCTTTGTTTTTCATATGTGGAAAGGCATGGTGTATCGCATTTTCAACGAGCGGCTGCAGCGTGAATGGAGGTATCGGAACCTCTTTAAGACTTGGTTCAATGTTATGAACGATATGATATTTATCCGGAAATCGGGCTTGCTCCAGCGATAAATAAGCTTGGACATGCTCCAATTCCTTTTCAAGCGGCACCAATATTTGCCTGGCTCCTTGCAGGTTGCTGCGAAAGAAGGCACTCAGCTCCATTAACAGGCTTCTTGCCTTTTCCACATCCGTACGGCATAGAACGGAAATCGTATTGATTGCATTGAACAGGAAATGCGGATGGACTTGTGCCTGCAGGGCCTTGATTTCAGCATCTTTCAATAAATCGGTTTGCATTTCCGCCTTGGCTAGCTCCAGTTGGGTGGAGAAAAGCTTCGCCAGCCCTTCAGCCAGCTCCTGTTCCACTTGGCTTAATTTATCAGGATGCTTGAAGTACATCTTCAACGTCCCGACCGTTTTCCGTTGGACTTGAAGGGGCAGCACGACCGCTGCTTGCAAAGGACATTGATCATGAAAGCAATAAATGTCCTTTCTTGTTTTGGCGACGATGATGTTGCCTTGTTCGAGGGCCTTTTTCGTTAAGCCCGTCGCGATGCCTTCCCTTGGAACATGATGATCGGACGCTGCCCCCACATGAGCAAGTACGCTATGCTCATTCGTTATGGCCACCGCATCGGCTTCCGTCAGCCCAAGGATTATTTCGGCAATTTTCTTACAAGAGGCTTGATTCAGGCCCTGGCGGAAATAAGGCAAGGTTTGATCCGCAATCAGGAATGCCAAATTCGTCTGCACGGCCCGCGTCCGTGCCTCATCCCTCGTAATCGATTGAATGATGAGCA
This genomic stretch from Peribacillus muralis harbors:
- the cstA gene encoding carbon starvation protein CstA produces the protein MNAVSIVIGSICILMIAYRLYGTFIARKVLKLDDSKPTPAHALEDGKDYVPTNKWVAFGHHFAAIAAAGPLVGPILAAQFGYLPSLLWLLIGAVIGGAVHDAVVLFASMRKEGKSLSEVAKEELGPVAGFCTGLAMLFIITITMAGLSMVVLHALENNPWGTFAVGITIPIAMGVGLYHKKTGNLKGATIVGFTLIMAGILLGPNIQGTALGELLTLEASTLALILPIYAFFAAALPVWLLLAPRDYLSTFMKIGVFAALIIGVFVVNPDIQFPAFTEFVNGGGPIVAGPVWPFISITIACGAISGFHAFVGSGTTPKMLNRWSDIKSVGFGAMLVECVVAIMALIAAVSLQPGDYFAINSSPEVFQTLGMEKVHLDELSEEIGMDLEGRTGGAVTLAVGMTYIFTEIPFFEKLASFFFQFVIMFEAVFILTAIDSGTRVARYLIQDFFGEFYKPLKRVDWLPGNIFASALACFIWGYLLYSGDIGSIWALFGVSNQLMASIGLIIGATVVLKIADKRWYMWTCLVPLAYLYVTVNVAGYWMVKNVYLNPDAAGFSILNGVLSITMLCLGLIILITALKKWRELWKIPQAELLKQSA
- a CDS encoding LytR/AlgR family response regulator transcription factor, whose amino-acid sequence is MLKAFIVEDEPLARDELKYLLKRSRQVEVVGEAEGIEGAMNNIPGLKPDLVFLDIELADGNGLQLAKQLAELEPAPTLIFATAYDEFALQAFESYAFDYLLKPFDEKRIRKTLEKLVKVRKAGELETSTKPPLRTAVGQTGKLAVEIDDRIVLIDRDSILFIGLIDGKTFIKTEETEYKMGDPLIVFERKLDQRLFLRVHRGFIVNITHIAEIQPWFNSTYNLIMSDGSNIPVSRTYVKELKQLIGF
- a CDS encoding sensor histidine kinase — encoded protein: MVHLLPSLFEKVGIIVIAAFLLSYMKPFRQMIGHEHQMSKKIMLIILFGIFGIISNYTGIEIGNHEMPLGNWHAEIAPDNAIANTRIMGVAIGGLLGGPFVGLGVGLIAGLHRYTLGGFTAGACAVAAILAGVLSGFLGKRRQKHGLITPWFALPICMALEAIQMVIILATAKPFERAWELVQVIGLPMIFINGFGTLLFMLIIQSITRDEARTRAVQTNLAFLIADQTLPYFRQGLNQASCKKIAEIILGLTEADAVAITNEHSVLAHVGAASDHHVPREGIATGLTKKALEQGNIIVAKTRKDIYCFHDQCPLQAAVVLPLQVQRKTVGTLKMYFKHPDKLSQVEQELAEGLAKLFSTQLELAKAEMQTDLLKDAEIKALQAQVHPHFLFNAINTISVLCRTDVEKARSLLMELSAFFRSNLQGARQILVPLEKELEHVQAYLSLEQARFPDKYHIVHNIEPSLKEVPIPPFTLQPLVENAIHHAFPHMKNKGEIVIQAYVKDDAMHIVVEDNGKGMAGEKLVELGKRAVDSIKGTGTALYNISERLEGIYKGQANFSIKSETGHGTQVRISIPLNEKGAYVSDVESIYRRR